AAGTCAAACCGATGATGCCTATTATAACAACGAAAATCAAACTCAATGTTAAGCTATTTAGTTTTGTAAATGCAAAGATTTGGTTTTTTAGCATGCTGCTTTTATTCCTTCTTTCCCATTAAGCCACTAGGTTTTAGTAAAAATACCATTATAAGTATAAAATAGGCTACAGCTGGGCTCATGTTAACAGTCCAGTAGCTTCCAGTAATGCTGGTGGCCATTCCAATTATAACTCCCGCAAGAAGACAGCCTGCAGGATTGCCAAGCGTTCCTAATACGACTACGCAAAAAGCATAAAGAGTATACTGCAGACCGCCCAAAGGCTCGAATGTATATGTCATAGCGACTAAACCACCAGCAAATGTAGTAAGAGAGATACCTATAGCAAAACCTATTGCGTATACTTTTCTAACATTAACGCCCATTAAAGAGGCCGCTGTCCAATCTTGCACCGTAGCTCTAATAGCCCTACCTATATAAGTCCACTTTAGAAATGCTAGAAGAAGAAAAGAAGCCCCGATAGCAAATAAAGAGACAATCATTTTATTTCCGCTAATGGTCACTAATCCAAAATTTAGTGAAGGATAAATAAACGGGATACAACGAGGATTTGGTGTCCACACGTAAAGCATAGCATTCTCTAAAATTATAGCTACTCCGTAGAGTGCCAGTAAAGAAATAAGCCCAGGTGTTCTTATTAGTCTGTTGACTAATGAGAAGTATAGCACAACTCCAAAAGCGAAACCAAATAGCGCGCTTACACCAATAGCCAACAAAGGATTGAAAGAAAGTAGGCAAAATAGCCAATAAGTGATGTATGCACCGAACATTATCAAAGCACCGGTAGCTATATTTAAAATTCTCATTATTCCGAAGATCAAAGTTAGGCCCATTCCAGCCAATCCAAA
The Candidatus Bathyarchaeota archaeon genome window above contains:
- a CDS encoding branched-chain amino acid ABC transporter permease — translated: MSLELAAQTIINGLFIGFLFGLAGMGLTLIFGIMRILNIATGALIMFGAYITYWLFCLLSFNPLLAIGVSALFGFAFGVVLYFSLVNRLIRTPGLISLLALYGVAIILENAMLYVWTPNPRCIPFIYPSLNFGLVTISGNKMIVSLFAIGASFLLLAFLKWTYIGRAIRATVQDWTAASLMGVNVRKVYAIGFAIGISLTTFAGGLVAMTYTFEPLGGLQYTLYAFCVVVLGTLGNPAGCLLAGVIIGMATSITGSYWTVNMSPAVAYFILIMVFLLKPSGLMGKKE